One Parachlamydia sp. AcF125 DNA segment encodes these proteins:
- the sctE gene encoding type III secretion system translocon subunit SctE: protein MDDINISSQGQQTNWNVATNEAEDAKATADVAKGAATQDSLNQAEGTQGAPKNYQQLPNAPALETPSENGVPFKPMNMNEASQMFNTSQTPEQLLNSLVEGGLAEAFLNGDFSDSDVAKAFTQYANPARSKSSVNPQVKTKLDEVVNQAKQQVEQLTKQTPNQSTAQSQAAQQLQDTANQTYENAFKAAVKQAVAQMGLPEEEAQQLTAKTLFAHAHPEAATQPADELASQLEKQVSEQVKQELGLSDDWQFSADSSSFDAQLASDYNAAYDAVISGDFSKIQSSPDLVKTLQNMTPQQLALLKNAHYNPGGSVAGNLRDVNAQLESMILGNLINEYGFPAGWKPAVDNSSQNAIIKGAYRAAFAQQVSNYSKNQNPPLTQDQIDQIMEDFDNPEVASPEMKALISKLKQAAISSISDQYGLSSDWAAPVGATQNAMLDAFSAKVGINAINTAHEMVSNVKTLALDLPNVPMRAEVLDFMKAISDALTQLQQQIYLIQNLDAIKSKDLGKAELDIQLNKLEKQKEEMKKQRESAKPGLGFLNVLMKIFAPIMAIVSVIIAVFTMGAGGMLGLAIAAAALAYTVADQVLTSSGKPGVMSYVMKALTELIKAIIPGPSALRTALDMIIKAVVIIALAALMMTANPMVGMTIGIQAIGQATMESNIIQNLVKFMGGDEMAQQIAAMVLVTVATVVASIAFMIFTFFIQAELIPQQIAETVANVARTLIQQLTKMAQLAERVANMILKFANSKLMDIAQIAVQLLSNGLDAAYSGVQIRSQLKQAALALEKADLEADIQVMNAMIKLLRKIIDSLTSGMPIQSEAISEIATFKTHLWSSQSQITTNIANSGAA from the coding sequence ATGGATGATATTAATATTTCGTCACAGGGACAACAAACCAATTGGAACGTAGCTACAAATGAAGCGGAAGACGCAAAAGCTACAGCAGATGTCGCGAAAGGCGCTGCTACTCAAGATTCACTCAATCAAGCAGAAGGGACACAAGGCGCGCCTAAAAATTATCAGCAGCTCCCTAATGCCCCTGCGTTAGAAACTCCCTCTGAAAATGGGGTTCCCTTTAAGCCAATGAACATGAACGAAGCTTCCCAAATGTTCAACACCTCTCAGACTCCCGAGCAATTGTTGAATAGTTTGGTAGAAGGAGGTCTCGCAGAAGCATTCCTCAACGGGGATTTTTCCGATTCGGATGTAGCAAAAGCCTTTACCCAGTATGCTAATCCAGCAAGATCTAAGTCATCCGTCAATCCGCAAGTTAAGACTAAGCTCGATGAAGTTGTGAACCAGGCTAAGCAACAAGTTGAGCAATTAACTAAACAAACTCCTAATCAATCTACAGCCCAATCTCAGGCAGCCCAACAACTTCAAGATACAGCTAACCAAACCTACGAGAATGCTTTCAAAGCTGCAGTGAAGCAAGCCGTGGCTCAAATGGGGTTGCCTGAAGAGGAGGCTCAACAACTTACTGCAAAAACATTGTTCGCGCATGCACATCCCGAAGCTGCCACGCAACCTGCCGATGAATTAGCGAGCCAGCTTGAAAAGCAAGTGAGTGAACAAGTTAAGCAAGAGTTGGGCTTATCTGACGATTGGCAATTTTCTGCCGACAGCTCTTCCTTCGATGCGCAGCTGGCAAGTGATTATAATGCGGCTTATGATGCCGTTATTTCAGGAGACTTTTCCAAAATCCAATCCTCTCCCGATTTAGTCAAGACCCTCCAAAATATGACTCCTCAGCAGCTTGCTCTGCTTAAGAACGCTCACTATAACCCTGGTGGTAGCGTCGCAGGTAATCTACGCGATGTCAATGCACAGTTAGAAAGCATGATTTTAGGGAACTTAATTAACGAGTATGGATTTCCAGCCGGGTGGAAGCCTGCAGTAGACAACTCGAGTCAAAATGCGATCATCAAAGGCGCTTACCGCGCAGCCTTTGCCCAGCAAGTGAGCAATTACTCTAAAAATCAAAATCCGCCTCTTACCCAAGACCAGATCGACCAGATTATGGAAGATTTTGATAACCCCGAGGTGGCTTCTCCTGAGATGAAAGCTTTAATCAGCAAGCTAAAACAGGCTGCAATTAGCTCAATTAGCGACCAGTATGGATTATCTTCTGACTGGGCAGCTCCTGTGGGGGCCACTCAAAATGCCATGCTGGATGCCTTTTCAGCCAAAGTGGGAATAAATGCCATCAACACGGCCCATGAAATGGTCTCCAATGTGAAAACCCTAGCTCTAGATTTGCCGAATGTTCCCATGAGAGCTGAGGTTTTGGATTTCATGAAAGCTATCAGCGATGCTCTAACACAGCTCCAGCAGCAGATTTACCTGATCCAAAACCTGGATGCCATTAAATCCAAAGATTTAGGAAAAGCTGAGCTGGATATCCAGCTGAACAAGCTCGAAAAGCAAAAAGAGGAAATGAAGAAACAAAGAGAATCGGCTAAACCTGGGCTTGGGTTTTTGAATGTGCTTATGAAAATCTTTGCCCCTATCATGGCAATCGTATCGGTAATCATTGCGGTTTTTACGATGGGAGCTGGTGGTATGCTTGGTTTAGCTATAGCAGCCGCTGCTCTCGCTTACACAGTGGCAGACCAAGTCCTCACTTCCAGTGGAAAACCAGGAGTGATGTCTTATGTAATGAAAGCTTTGACAGAGTTGATTAAGGCCATTATCCCTGGGCCCAGTGCTTTACGAACGGCATTGGATATGATTATTAAAGCTGTGGTGATTATTGCCTTAGCGGCTTTAATGATGACCGCTAACCCGATGGTGGGAATGACGATAGGAATACAAGCCATTGGGCAAGCCACCATGGAAAGCAACATCATCCAAAATCTAGTAAAATTCATGGGTGGAGATGAGATGGCGCAGCAAATTGCGGCGATGGTATTAGTCACCGTGGCAACCGTGGTGGCCTCGATAGCCTTTATGATCTTTACTTTCTTTATCCAGGCCGAATTGATCCCCCAGCAAATCGCCGAAACAGTCGCGAATGTGGCAAGAACTCTTATTCAACAGCTGACCAAAATGGCCCAACTAGCAGAAAGAGTGGCGAATATGATCCTTAAGTTTGCAAACTCGAAACTAATGGATATTGCCCAGATCGCTGTTCAGCTTTTGTCAAATGGCTTAGATGCTGCTTATAGTGGGGTTCAAATTCGCTCCCAGCTAAAACAAGCCGCCCTTGCCTTAGAGAAAGCTGACCTTGAGGCAGACATACAGGTGATGAATGCCATGATTAAGTTGCTCCGTAAAATCATTGATAGCCTGACTTCCGGGATGCCTATCCAATCAGAAGCCATCTCTGAAATTGCCACATTTAAAACACACCTTTGGAGCAGCCAAAGCCAAATTACAACCAATATAGCCAATTCAGGAGCTGCTTAA
- a CDS encoding GTPase, with the protein MLPGITLTTAGSHPKVSEKKVEDAKLANQQTTVAAIADRTIIFFSHGYNQFTKLSPFSNKKTEKHPADLEAATSSGTIALSKEEGLEENPTKNFNKLASQIMQHARLLPEELGKIALEDLLISIESVFSKMLERELKKEQGQEYAMVIGNTGAGKSTFIGYLQGAKITFGKVTSETANTKRQVTMYAADYEDKENAGNYPKLGNFNSETKGAIAYGKYVDTAGFFDTAGSAEKLCNSVAIGMAASIYEPKRLIAVINSTAFEDTRAHGFLNLIKKIKRMVEEPVDENTLPSILFVVNDFLKNRRINHRSSQEEIEEEIARAIIGLEEDRDIILKRGGKDPIQVEKIFNKIKIIQKKLRGPQEGEAKIIGSSKEEVKQNSLMEEESEIIKQFEMIDSSEEVQVKSAEAEAEELKEVANLHEKGNCGKEVQEKSPGTKEFREIIKQLEEIEMRLEEAKASEGILKQFRETQKEFLSLLSPRVVEIQEEITLLKKVQELKNVRVVDIFQDDSREKMEEYLKKHPLSHPLAFNPSPSKDINFQKLKAGLSGIAAYFNSLYLKKKGYWIRLDINISFIADIEKHIELAEQRINSKSGNERDLISQTQSEYKDIQKQIEEAKKKQAELKKQIEELEKEKKDLSTNETVVFWKRIGQKVHTQSFWRRYFPKTYSFKQEGQTPIVEVKLRPEIGWGEKDGWEGGEFKVINGKELDKGKYEAIYTPRWYWYKQDRKAKAKLFAKTKDLPATLQTIQSINVQLAGLEAQQKEHENHLTDLENRLKDYEKGIGELIEKDKQRIEEDRKTLEQLKNVRKELEKELKKVDSNLATYHEFCQLIGKIVQQLKLNPSTEDSGKSRIDPAKGIFAQFLSNVNPSEEPLLES; encoded by the coding sequence ATGTTGCCAGGTATAACTTTAACAACAGCTGGAAGCCACCCTAAAGTATCCGAAAAAAAAGTTGAGGACGCTAAATTAGCTAATCAACAAACGACAGTTGCGGCTATTGCAGATCGTACAATTATTTTTTTCAGTCATGGATATAACCAATTTACCAAACTTAGTCCTTTTTCAAACAAAAAGACTGAAAAGCATCCAGCCGATTTAGAAGCAGCCACCTCTTCTGGAACTATCGCCTTATCAAAAGAAGAAGGCCTAGAAGAGAACCCTACCAAAAATTTTAACAAGCTTGCATCCCAAATAATGCAGCATGCTCGCCTGTTGCCAGAAGAATTAGGTAAAATTGCTCTCGAAGACTTATTAATATCCATAGAATCTGTCTTTTCAAAAATGTTGGAGAGAGAATTAAAAAAAGAACAAGGCCAAGAGTATGCTATGGTGATAGGGAATACGGGGGCCGGTAAAAGTACCTTTATTGGATATTTACAAGGAGCCAAAATAACTTTTGGAAAGGTTACAAGCGAGACAGCTAACACTAAAAGACAGGTAACCATGTATGCAGCCGATTATGAAGACAAAGAAAATGCTGGTAATTATCCAAAACTAGGCAATTTTAATTCCGAAACAAAAGGAGCCATTGCTTACGGAAAATATGTGGATACAGCAGGCTTTTTTGATACTGCAGGGTCTGCAGAAAAACTTTGCAATAGCGTGGCAATCGGTATGGCTGCCAGCATTTATGAGCCAAAACGGCTAATTGCAGTGATTAACTCAACGGCATTCGAAGACACAAGAGCTCACGGTTTTCTCAACCTAATAAAAAAAATAAAAAGAATGGTGGAAGAGCCTGTGGATGAAAATACCCTCCCTTCCATTCTCTTCGTAGTTAATGATTTTTTGAAAAACCGAAGAATCAATCATCGTTCAAGCCAAGAAGAAATAGAGGAGGAAATCGCGCGAGCTATCATAGGGCTCGAAGAAGACAGAGATATAATTTTAAAAAGAGGAGGAAAAGACCCAATTCAGGTCGAAAAAATATTTAATAAAATTAAAATAATTCAAAAGAAATTGCGAGGACCTCAGGAAGGCGAAGCTAAAATTATTGGATCAAGTAAAGAAGAAGTTAAACAAAATTCGTTAATGGAAGAAGAATCTGAAATAATTAAACAATTCGAAATGATTGATTCGAGCGAAGAGGTTCAAGTAAAATCAGCAGAAGCAGAAGCAGAAGAACTTAAAGAAGTAGCTAACCTGCATGAAAAGGGCAACTGTGGTAAGGAAGTTCAAGAAAAGTCACCCGGGACAAAAGAATTTAGAGAGATAATAAAGCAGCTTGAAGAAATCGAAATGAGATTAGAAGAAGCAAAAGCCTCTGAAGGAATACTTAAACAATTCAGAGAAACTCAGAAAGAATTCCTCAGTCTGCTTTCTCCTAGGGTTGTAGAAATTCAAGAAGAAATCACCCTTTTAAAGAAGGTGCAAGAATTAAAAAATGTTAGGGTGGTCGACATTTTCCAAGATGATTCTCGGGAAAAAATGGAAGAATACCTTAAAAAGCATCCATTATCTCACCCCCTTGCTTTTAATCCTTCACCTTCTAAGGATATTAATTTCCAAAAATTGAAAGCCGGTTTATCAGGAATAGCCGCTTACTTTAATTCTTTGTATTTAAAGAAAAAGGGATACTGGATCCGACTTGATATAAATATTAGCTTTATTGCGGATATTGAAAAGCATATAGAGCTAGCAGAGCAAAGAATTAATTCAAAATCGGGTAATGAAAGGGATCTAATTAGCCAAACACAAAGCGAGTATAAAGATATCCAAAAACAGATTGAAGAAGCTAAAAAAAAGCAGGCTGAGCTGAAAAAGCAAATTGAGGAGCTGGAAAAGGAAAAAAAAGATTTAAGCACCAACGAGACAGTGGTATTTTGGAAACGCATTGGACAAAAAGTTCACACGCAATCTTTTTGGAGGCGGTATTTTCCCAAAACCTACTCTTTTAAACAAGAAGGGCAAACTCCAATCGTCGAAGTAAAGTTACGTCCGGAAATTGGATGGGGAGAAAAAGATGGGTGGGAAGGCGGAGAATTCAAGGTGATCAATGGAAAGGAATTAGATAAAGGAAAATACGAGGCCATTTATACCCCGCGATGGTATTGGTATAAGCAAGACCGCAAGGCTAAAGCTAAACTTTTTGCGAAGACAAAAGACCTTCCTGCCACACTTCAAACAATTCAAAGTATCAATGTGCAATTAGCAGGACTTGAAGCTCAACAAAAGGAGCATGAGAATCACCTGACAGATCTCGAAAATCGCTTAAAGGATTATGAAAAGGGTATTGGAGAATTAATAGAAAAAGATAAGCAAAGAATTGAGGAAGATAGGAAGACTTTAGAGCAGTTAAAAAATGTTCGAAAAGAACTAGAAAAAGAGCTTAAGAAGGTGGACTCAAATCTTGCCACGTATCATGAGTTTTGTCAGCTGATTGGAAAAATTGTTCAACAATTAAAGCTTAACCCATCAACTGAGGATTCGGGCAAATCACGCATCGATCCAGCAAAAGGCATATTTGCTCAGTTTTTATCCAATGTTAATCCTTCAGAAGAACCTCTTTTAGAAAGTTAA